From a single Nymphaea colorata isolate Beijing-Zhang1983 chromosome 4, ASM883128v2, whole genome shotgun sequence genomic region:
- the LOC116252297 gene encoding DEAD-box ATP-dependent RNA helicase 13 isoform X3 codes for MAKKEKTLKTHAPKNLVPGPVTMKKKKKKTTEKRNKVSNPNAEIGPDALDSTRWSSSFLVDESLSLLLGSSEGGFLSLEELDESDFVSCSGLDLQKLPSSASRSKDTEADDRNPSGDVKKKEKKKKKNKDKTLKKQATVDADTDKDVSCLTSIQEPKMPDGGKEQDHAIVSHSKKRKSTEEHLFANENSRKKKKKKKKEVKKTSQVDGLNVQNAELTEAHPDLETTGQRVSCLMEEVDEAEFFAWKGLRLHPLLMKSIYELRFKEPTPIQKACIPMAAHKGKDIIGAAETGSGKTLAFGLPILQRLLEEQEKASALNNEIVVDSLRALIVTPTRELAMQVTDHLKAAAKYTKIQVVSIVGGVSSQKQERLLKRRPQIIVGTPGRLWELMSGGDIHLVELESLSFFVLDEADRMIENGHFQELQSIIDMLPKVSGRSLDNGAEIAEGSHACETISRIQRKKRQTFVLSATVALSENFRRKLKRGSLSSKSDTLNSMETLVERTGMRADAAIVDLTNASIMAHKLEESVIECKEEDKDSYLYYILSIHGHGRTIVFCTSCAALRRVASILRILELPVWTLHSRMQQRARLKAIDHFRSSEHGILVATDVAARGLDVPGVRTVIHYQLPHSAEIYIHRSGRTARASSDGCSIALISPTDRSKFSSL; via the exons ATGGCgaagaaagagaaaaccctaaaaacccaTGCCCCCAAGAACTTGGTGCCTGGCCccgtgacgatgaagaagaagaagaagaagacgacggaAAAGAGGAACAAGGTCTCTAACCCAAACGCCGAAATAGGTCCTGATGCGTTAGATTCTACGCGATGGAGTTCGTCATTTCTGGTGGACGAATCATTGTCTCTTCTTCTTGGCTCCAGCGAAGGAG GTTTTCTTTCCCTCGAAGAGTTGGACGAATCTGATTTCGTCTCTTGTTCTGGACTTGACTTACAAAAGCTGCCATCAAGCGCTTCGAGGTCGAAAGATACGGAGGCCGATGACCGGAATCCCTCAGGCGACgtcaagaagaaggagaagaagaaaaagaagaataaggaCAAGACGTTGAAGAAGCAGGCGACCGTGGACGCTGATACTGATAAAGATGTCTCGT GTCTCACTTCCATTCAGGAGCCAAAGATGCCTGATGGAggtaaagaacaagatcatgcTATTGTTTCTCACTCTAAGAAACGTAAGAGCACCGAAGAACATCTGTTTGCCAATGAAAatagcaggaagaagaagaagaagaaaaagaaggaagtgAAGAAAACCAGCCAAGTTGATGGTCTGAATGTTCAAA ATGCTGAACTGACGGAAGCACATCCAGATCTGGAAACCACGGGGCAGCGGGTAAGTTGCCTGATGGAAGAAGTTGACGAGGCTGAATTCTTTGCTTGGAAAGGTTTGAGACTTCATCCTTTGCTTATGAAGTCAATCTATGAGTTGCGATTCAAGGAACCTACTCCTATCCAGAAGGCATGCATTCCAATGGCTGCTCATAAAGGAAAG GATATAATTGGTGCTGCGGAAACTGGGTCTGGCAAAACACTTGCATTTGGTTTGCCCATATTACAACGCCTGCTCGAAGAACAGGAAAAAGCTTCTGCTCTGAACAACGAAATTGTCGTAGATTCTCTCCGGGCTCTGATTGTGACTCCTACCAGAGAACTTGCTATGCAG GTGACCGACCATCTTAAAGCAGCTGCTAAGTATACGAAAATCCAGGTGGTTAGTATTGTTGGTGGGGTGTCTTCACAGAAGCAAGAGCGGCTATTGAAAAGAAGGCCACAAATTATTGTTGGAACGCCTGGAAGGCTATGGGAACTTATGTCTGGAGGAGACATACATTTGGTTGAG TTAGAGTCGTTATCATTCTTTGTGCTGGATGAAGCTGATCGGATGATAGAAAATGGACATTTTCAAGAACTTCAATCTATTATCGACATGTTGCCTAAAGTTAGTGGCCGATCTTTGGATAATGGGGCTGAGATTGCAGAAGGATCACATGCTTGTGAGACAATTTCAAGGatacaaaggaagaaaagacaGACCTTTGTGTTGAGTGCAACTGTTGCACTATCAGAAAATTTTCGGAGGAAGCTTAAAAGAGGATCTTTGAGCTCCAAAAGTGATACACTGAATTCCATGGAGACTCTCGTGGAGCGAACAGGAATGCGAGCAGATGCTGCTATTGTTGACTTAACAAATGCTTCAATCATGGCTCACAAGCTTGAGGAATCAGTCATTGa GTGCAAGGAGGAAGATAAGGATTCATACTTATATTATATTCTGAGCATCCATGGTCATGGGCGCACCATTGTTTTCTGCACATCATGTGCAGCATTACGACGCGTTGCTTCAATATTGCGGATTCTTGAACTGCCTGTTTGGACGCTTCATTCTCGAATGCAGCAAAGAGCTAGGTTGAAG GCAATTGATCATTTTCGTTCAAGCGAGCATGGAATTCTTGTTGCTACTGATGTTGCAGCACGAGGTCTAGATGTCCCTGGTGTCCGGACTGTTATTCATTATCAGTTACCACATTCAGCAGAA ATTTACATACATAGAAGTGGAAGAACTGCTCGTGCCTCTTCTGATGGATGCAGCATTGCGCTTATTTCCCCAACAGACAGATCTAAGTTTTCTTCTCTAT GA
- the LOC116252297 gene encoding DEAD-box ATP-dependent RNA helicase 13 isoform X1: protein MAKKEKTLKTHAPKNLVPGPVTMKKKKKKTTEKRNKVSNPNAEIGPDALDSTRWSSSFLVDESLSLLLGSSEGGFLSLEELDESDFVSCSGLDLQKLPSSASRSKDTEADDRNPSGDVKKKEKKKKKNKDKTLKKQATVDADTDKDVSCLTSIQEPKMPDGGKEQDHAIVSHSKKRKSTEEHLFANENSRKKKKKKKKEVKKTSQVDGLNVQNAELTEAHPDLETTGQRVSCLMEEVDEAEFFAWKGLRLHPLLMKSIYELRFKEPTPIQKACIPMAAHKGKDIIGAAETGSGKTLAFGLPILQRLLEEQEKASALNNEIVVDSLRALIVTPTRELAMQVTDHLKAAAKYTKIQVVSIVGGVSSQKQERLLKRRPQIIVGTPGRLWELMSGGDIHLVELESLSFFVLDEADRMIENGHFQELQSIIDMLPKVSGRSLDNGAEIAEGSHACETISRIQRKKRQTFVLSATVALSENFRRKLKRGSLSSKSDTLNSMETLVERTGMRADAAIVDLTNASIMAHKLEESVIECKEEDKDSYLYYILSIHGHGRTIVFCTSCAALRRVASILRILELPVWTLHSRMQQRARLKAIDHFRSSEHGILVATDVAARGLDVPGVRTVIHYQLPHSAEIYIHRSGRTARASSDGCSIALISPTDRSKFSSLCKSFSKESLNAFPLDSSYMPAVVKRLSLAYRIDKVLHMNAQENSKKSWFERNAESLELNVEDDSSEGERESNHRQKRNMNLHLNHLKKELNKLLSRPLQPTTFSHRFVAGAGMSPLLQQQLREFSHKKQIDHKNVKGQRRSKIVVIGRDLVEPLQELRKTTSL from the exons ATGGCgaagaaagagaaaaccctaaaaacccaTGCCCCCAAGAACTTGGTGCCTGGCCccgtgacgatgaagaagaagaagaagaagacgacggaAAAGAGGAACAAGGTCTCTAACCCAAACGCCGAAATAGGTCCTGATGCGTTAGATTCTACGCGATGGAGTTCGTCATTTCTGGTGGACGAATCATTGTCTCTTCTTCTTGGCTCCAGCGAAGGAG GTTTTCTTTCCCTCGAAGAGTTGGACGAATCTGATTTCGTCTCTTGTTCTGGACTTGACTTACAAAAGCTGCCATCAAGCGCTTCGAGGTCGAAAGATACGGAGGCCGATGACCGGAATCCCTCAGGCGACgtcaagaagaaggagaagaagaaaaagaagaataaggaCAAGACGTTGAAGAAGCAGGCGACCGTGGACGCTGATACTGATAAAGATGTCTCGT GTCTCACTTCCATTCAGGAGCCAAAGATGCCTGATGGAggtaaagaacaagatcatgcTATTGTTTCTCACTCTAAGAAACGTAAGAGCACCGAAGAACATCTGTTTGCCAATGAAAatagcaggaagaagaagaagaagaaaaagaaggaagtgAAGAAAACCAGCCAAGTTGATGGTCTGAATGTTCAAA ATGCTGAACTGACGGAAGCACATCCAGATCTGGAAACCACGGGGCAGCGGGTAAGTTGCCTGATGGAAGAAGTTGACGAGGCTGAATTCTTTGCTTGGAAAGGTTTGAGACTTCATCCTTTGCTTATGAAGTCAATCTATGAGTTGCGATTCAAGGAACCTACTCCTATCCAGAAGGCATGCATTCCAATGGCTGCTCATAAAGGAAAG GATATAATTGGTGCTGCGGAAACTGGGTCTGGCAAAACACTTGCATTTGGTTTGCCCATATTACAACGCCTGCTCGAAGAACAGGAAAAAGCTTCTGCTCTGAACAACGAAATTGTCGTAGATTCTCTCCGGGCTCTGATTGTGACTCCTACCAGAGAACTTGCTATGCAG GTGACCGACCATCTTAAAGCAGCTGCTAAGTATACGAAAATCCAGGTGGTTAGTATTGTTGGTGGGGTGTCTTCACAGAAGCAAGAGCGGCTATTGAAAAGAAGGCCACAAATTATTGTTGGAACGCCTGGAAGGCTATGGGAACTTATGTCTGGAGGAGACATACATTTGGTTGAG TTAGAGTCGTTATCATTCTTTGTGCTGGATGAAGCTGATCGGATGATAGAAAATGGACATTTTCAAGAACTTCAATCTATTATCGACATGTTGCCTAAAGTTAGTGGCCGATCTTTGGATAATGGGGCTGAGATTGCAGAAGGATCACATGCTTGTGAGACAATTTCAAGGatacaaaggaagaaaagacaGACCTTTGTGTTGAGTGCAACTGTTGCACTATCAGAAAATTTTCGGAGGAAGCTTAAAAGAGGATCTTTGAGCTCCAAAAGTGATACACTGAATTCCATGGAGACTCTCGTGGAGCGAACAGGAATGCGAGCAGATGCTGCTATTGTTGACTTAACAAATGCTTCAATCATGGCTCACAAGCTTGAGGAATCAGTCATTGa GTGCAAGGAGGAAGATAAGGATTCATACTTATATTATATTCTGAGCATCCATGGTCATGGGCGCACCATTGTTTTCTGCACATCATGTGCAGCATTACGACGCGTTGCTTCAATATTGCGGATTCTTGAACTGCCTGTTTGGACGCTTCATTCTCGAATGCAGCAAAGAGCTAGGTTGAAG GCAATTGATCATTTTCGTTCAAGCGAGCATGGAATTCTTGTTGCTACTGATGTTGCAGCACGAGGTCTAGATGTCCCTGGTGTCCGGACTGTTATTCATTATCAGTTACCACATTCAGCAGAA ATTTACATACATAGAAGTGGAAGAACTGCTCGTGCCTCTTCTGATGGATGCAGCATTGCGCTTATTTCCCCAACAGACAGATCTAAGTTTTCTTCTCTATGTAAATCTTTCTCCAAG GAAAGTCTTAATGCGTTTCCTTTAGATAGCTCATACATGCCAGCTGTTGTGAAACGTCTTTCTCTTGCTTACAGAATAGACAAGGTTTTGCATATGAATGCTCAA gaaaattcaaaaaaaagcTGGTTTGAGCGTAACGCTGAGTCGCTTGAGTTGAACGTGGAAGATGATAGCAgtgagggagaaagagaaagcaatCACAGGCAGAAGAGAAATATGAACTTGCATTTAAACCATTTGAAGAAG GAACTCAATAAGCTCCTATCACGTCCATTGCAACCCACAACATTTTCACATCGCTTTGTTGCAGGG GCTGGCATGTCACCTCTTCTTCAGCAGCAACTGAGAGAGTTCTCTCACAAGAAACAGATAGACCACAAAAATGTTAAAGGACAGAGAAGATCCAAAATTGTGGTGATTGGCCGTGACCTAGTTGAGCCTCTGCAAGAACTTCGGAAGACTACATCTTTATAA
- the LOC116252294 gene encoding uncharacterized protein LOC116252294: MASPALSLLLHPHHHLHRHSFGVSTSLLLTSPASISVPRSRSRRTPTSPLTKKGTRRRASPAVAQVDVLRVISTAWRVGKEGIEAGIKFVPDSVPRPVARVGVGGLALMVTLFVLKSFISTAFFVLAMMGFIYFVFLAVNKGDGSSGGGGGGGEQSTDDALEEARRIMEKYK; the protein is encoded by the exons ATGGCTTCCCCCGCCCTCTCCTTGCTTCTCCACCcacatcatcatcttcatcgtcaTTCCTTCGGCGTCTCAACTTCTTTGCTCCTCACTTCCCCTGCATCCATCTCCGTGCCTCGTAGTAGGTCGAGGAGGACGCCGACATCCCCGTTGACAAAGAAGGGGACGCGCAGACGCGCTTCTCCCGCCGTAGCTCAAGTCGATGTCCTTCGAG TCATATCAACCGCGTGGAGGGTTGGCAAAGAGGGGATTGAGGCAGGAATTAAATTTGTGCcg GATTCAGTTCCAAGACCTGTAGCCAGGGTTGGTGTTGGTGGTCTCGCCCTAATGGTTACCCTCTTTGTGTTGAAGTCGTTCATCTCCACGGCATTTTTTGTTCTG GCCATGATGGGATTCATATATTTTGTATTCTTAGCGGTAAACAAGGGTGATGGCTCAAGtggtggaggtggtggtggcggtgagCAGTCCACGGATGATGCACTGGAAGAAGCAAGAAGGATAATGGAAAAGTATAAGTGA
- the LOC116252297 gene encoding DEAD-box ATP-dependent RNA helicase 13 isoform X2 translates to MAKKEKTLKTHAPKNLVPGPVTMKKKKKKTTEKRNKVSNPNAEIGPDALDSTRWSSSFLVDESLSLLLGSSEGGFLSLEELDESDFVSCSGLDLQKLPSSASRSKDTEADDRNPSGDVKKKEKKKKKNKDKTLKKQATVDADTDKDVSCLTSIQEPKMPDGGKEQDHAIVSHSKKRKSTEEHLFANENSRKKKKKKKKEVKKTSQVDDAELTEAHPDLETTGQRVSCLMEEVDEAEFFAWKGLRLHPLLMKSIYELRFKEPTPIQKACIPMAAHKGKDIIGAAETGSGKTLAFGLPILQRLLEEQEKASALNNEIVVDSLRALIVTPTRELAMQVTDHLKAAAKYTKIQVVSIVGGVSSQKQERLLKRRPQIIVGTPGRLWELMSGGDIHLVELESLSFFVLDEADRMIENGHFQELQSIIDMLPKVSGRSLDNGAEIAEGSHACETISRIQRKKRQTFVLSATVALSENFRRKLKRGSLSSKSDTLNSMETLVERTGMRADAAIVDLTNASIMAHKLEESVIECKEEDKDSYLYYILSIHGHGRTIVFCTSCAALRRVASILRILELPVWTLHSRMQQRARLKAIDHFRSSEHGILVATDVAARGLDVPGVRTVIHYQLPHSAEIYIHRSGRTARASSDGCSIALISPTDRSKFSSLCKSFSKESLNAFPLDSSYMPAVVKRLSLAYRIDKVLHMNAQENSKKSWFERNAESLELNVEDDSSEGERESNHRQKRNMNLHLNHLKKELNKLLSRPLQPTTFSHRFVAGAGMSPLLQQQLREFSHKKQIDHKNVKGQRRSKIVVIGRDLVEPLQELRKTTSL, encoded by the exons ATGGCgaagaaagagaaaaccctaaaaacccaTGCCCCCAAGAACTTGGTGCCTGGCCccgtgacgatgaagaagaagaagaagaagacgacggaAAAGAGGAACAAGGTCTCTAACCCAAACGCCGAAATAGGTCCTGATGCGTTAGATTCTACGCGATGGAGTTCGTCATTTCTGGTGGACGAATCATTGTCTCTTCTTCTTGGCTCCAGCGAAGGAG GTTTTCTTTCCCTCGAAGAGTTGGACGAATCTGATTTCGTCTCTTGTTCTGGACTTGACTTACAAAAGCTGCCATCAAGCGCTTCGAGGTCGAAAGATACGGAGGCCGATGACCGGAATCCCTCAGGCGACgtcaagaagaaggagaagaagaaaaagaagaataaggaCAAGACGTTGAAGAAGCAGGCGACCGTGGACGCTGATACTGATAAAGATGTCTCGT GTCTCACTTCCATTCAGGAGCCAAAGATGCCTGATGGAggtaaagaacaagatcatgcTATTGTTTCTCACTCTAAGAAACGTAAGAGCACCGAAGAACATCTGTTTGCCAATGAAAatagcaggaagaagaagaagaagaaaaagaaggaagtgAAGAAAACCAGCCAAGTTGATG ATGCTGAACTGACGGAAGCACATCCAGATCTGGAAACCACGGGGCAGCGGGTAAGTTGCCTGATGGAAGAAGTTGACGAGGCTGAATTCTTTGCTTGGAAAGGTTTGAGACTTCATCCTTTGCTTATGAAGTCAATCTATGAGTTGCGATTCAAGGAACCTACTCCTATCCAGAAGGCATGCATTCCAATGGCTGCTCATAAAGGAAAG GATATAATTGGTGCTGCGGAAACTGGGTCTGGCAAAACACTTGCATTTGGTTTGCCCATATTACAACGCCTGCTCGAAGAACAGGAAAAAGCTTCTGCTCTGAACAACGAAATTGTCGTAGATTCTCTCCGGGCTCTGATTGTGACTCCTACCAGAGAACTTGCTATGCAG GTGACCGACCATCTTAAAGCAGCTGCTAAGTATACGAAAATCCAGGTGGTTAGTATTGTTGGTGGGGTGTCTTCACAGAAGCAAGAGCGGCTATTGAAAAGAAGGCCACAAATTATTGTTGGAACGCCTGGAAGGCTATGGGAACTTATGTCTGGAGGAGACATACATTTGGTTGAG TTAGAGTCGTTATCATTCTTTGTGCTGGATGAAGCTGATCGGATGATAGAAAATGGACATTTTCAAGAACTTCAATCTATTATCGACATGTTGCCTAAAGTTAGTGGCCGATCTTTGGATAATGGGGCTGAGATTGCAGAAGGATCACATGCTTGTGAGACAATTTCAAGGatacaaaggaagaaaagacaGACCTTTGTGTTGAGTGCAACTGTTGCACTATCAGAAAATTTTCGGAGGAAGCTTAAAAGAGGATCTTTGAGCTCCAAAAGTGATACACTGAATTCCATGGAGACTCTCGTGGAGCGAACAGGAATGCGAGCAGATGCTGCTATTGTTGACTTAACAAATGCTTCAATCATGGCTCACAAGCTTGAGGAATCAGTCATTGa GTGCAAGGAGGAAGATAAGGATTCATACTTATATTATATTCTGAGCATCCATGGTCATGGGCGCACCATTGTTTTCTGCACATCATGTGCAGCATTACGACGCGTTGCTTCAATATTGCGGATTCTTGAACTGCCTGTTTGGACGCTTCATTCTCGAATGCAGCAAAGAGCTAGGTTGAAG GCAATTGATCATTTTCGTTCAAGCGAGCATGGAATTCTTGTTGCTACTGATGTTGCAGCACGAGGTCTAGATGTCCCTGGTGTCCGGACTGTTATTCATTATCAGTTACCACATTCAGCAGAA ATTTACATACATAGAAGTGGAAGAACTGCTCGTGCCTCTTCTGATGGATGCAGCATTGCGCTTATTTCCCCAACAGACAGATCTAAGTTTTCTTCTCTATGTAAATCTTTCTCCAAG GAAAGTCTTAATGCGTTTCCTTTAGATAGCTCATACATGCCAGCTGTTGTGAAACGTCTTTCTCTTGCTTACAGAATAGACAAGGTTTTGCATATGAATGCTCAA gaaaattcaaaaaaaagcTGGTTTGAGCGTAACGCTGAGTCGCTTGAGTTGAACGTGGAAGATGATAGCAgtgagggagaaagagaaagcaatCACAGGCAGAAGAGAAATATGAACTTGCATTTAAACCATTTGAAGAAG GAACTCAATAAGCTCCTATCACGTCCATTGCAACCCACAACATTTTCACATCGCTTTGTTGCAGGG GCTGGCATGTCACCTCTTCTTCAGCAGCAACTGAGAGAGTTCTCTCACAAGAAACAGATAGACCACAAAAATGTTAAAGGACAGAGAAGATCCAAAATTGTGGTGATTGGCCGTGACCTAGTTGAGCCTCTGCAAGAACTTCGGAAGACTACATCTTTATAA